One Maribacter dokdonensis DSW-8 DNA window includes the following coding sequences:
- a CDS encoding DUF5723 family protein → MKKVVLFTFMLMASFAVKAQSYIGFLTDNYSGVNSVISNPANIADSRFKTDINLIGASGFLANDYVGVGYSDLVSSDFDYDTDALLTLSDNNNFSGNVDVLGPSFMFNVGRKSSIAIFTRARSFVTGNEFNGESIDDLDDSIDESQDFLVNEGDFFAAGHGWAEVGITYAQELMNKEEHFLKGGLSFKYLKGFGNAYVAGRNVTIDYDADGATLPDNSTIGTLASTGDLIYGRADQYDVEDYDYEVPDANGFGFDLGFVYEWRPDYEDYVVTGADGEKTVMKDKNKYKLKFGLSLTDVGSVNYKGSLVDTYNINNTITQDDYDNIEDSDDLQNLYTFTQATEDLKAGLPTALHFNADWNIKNHFYLNFNTDISMRSAGENNLRTANVLSLTPRFESKWFSFYLPVSSYQYSGLQVGAGLRAGPLYLGSGSLISTFAKNEIQGADVYAGLKIPVYYGQPKDSDGDGIPNKEDGCPKKAGPIENNGCPWGDTDGDSVLDNEDQCPDEAGPVENNGCPWVDTDGDTLLDNEDQCVDVAGPLENNGCPWPDSDGDSVFDKDDNCPDEMGTVANNGCPEPVVTAEVQKSLNEYAKTILFNTGKSTLKDESTPVLVDIIGILNEYPNANFTIEGHTDSIGSEATNQKLSEKRAQAVLQFLIDGGISPARLTAIGYGESKPIATNMYKDGRQKNRRVEINLAQ, encoded by the coding sequence ATGAAGAAAGTAGTATTGTTTACGTTCATGTTAATGGCATCATTTGCTGTAAAAGCCCAATCGTATATAGGCTTTTTAACAGATAATTACAGTGGTGTCAATAGTGTGATCTCTAACCCTGCAAATATTGCAGATTCACGTTTTAAAACAGATATTAATCTAATAGGAGCTAGTGGTTTTTTAGCTAATGACTATGTAGGTGTTGGGTATTCTGATTTGGTTTCCAGTGATTTTGACTATGATACAGATGCATTATTGACCCTTTCGGATAACAATAATTTTTCTGGTAATGTAGATGTGTTAGGTCCTTCGTTTATGTTTAATGTTGGTAGAAAATCTTCTATTGCCATATTTACAAGAGCAAGAAGTTTTGTGACGGGAAATGAATTTAATGGAGAAAGTATAGATGACCTTGACGATAGTATTGATGAAAGTCAAGACTTTTTGGTAAACGAAGGTGATTTCTTTGCCGCCGGTCATGGTTGGGCAGAAGTGGGGATCACGTATGCACAAGAATTAATGAATAAAGAAGAGCATTTCTTAAAAGGTGGTCTGTCATTTAAATATTTGAAAGGATTTGGTAATGCCTATGTGGCCGGTAGAAATGTAACTATTGATTATGATGCGGATGGTGCTACATTACCGGATAATTCTACTATTGGAACTTTAGCATCTACAGGAGATCTAATTTATGGAAGAGCTGATCAGTATGATGTTGAAGATTATGATTATGAAGTGCCAGATGCTAACGGATTTGGGTTTGACCTGGGATTCGTTTATGAATGGAGACCAGATTATGAAGATTATGTGGTAACGGGTGCTGATGGAGAAAAAACCGTCATGAAAGATAAAAATAAGTATAAACTAAAATTTGGTTTGTCGCTTACAGATGTAGGTTCGGTAAATTACAAAGGTAGTTTAGTAGATACCTATAATATCAATAATACCATTACACAAGACGATTATGATAATATAGAGGATTCAGATGATCTTCAGAATTTATATACGTTCACCCAAGCTACGGAAGATTTAAAGGCAGGTTTGCCAACGGCATTACATTTTAATGCAGATTGGAATATTAAAAATCATTTTTATTTGAATTTTAATACTGATATCTCTATGCGTTCTGCAGGTGAGAATAATTTACGAACTGCAAACGTATTATCATTGACCCCACGTTTTGAGAGTAAGTGGTTCAGTTTCTATTTGCCTGTAAGTAGCTATCAGTATAGTGGTTTACAAGTAGGTGCAGGCTTACGTGCCGGTCCTCTTTATCTTGGGTCGGGATCATTGATCTCTACATTTGCAAAAAATGAAATACAAGGAGCAGATGTATATGCAGGGTTGAAAATTCCGGTATACTATGGTCAGCCAAAAGATTCAGATGGTGATGGTATTCCAAATAAAGAAGATGGTTGCCCAAAAAAGGCAGGACCAATAGAAAATAATGGTTGCCCATGGGGAGATACTGATGGCGATTCGGTATTGGATAATGAGGACCAATGTCCAGATGAGGCAGGTCCTGTAGAAAACAATGGTTGTCCTTGGGTAGATACGGATGGAGATACCTTGTTGGATAATGAAGATCAATGTGTAGATGTAGCCGGACCTTTAGAGAATAATGGGTGTCCTTGGCCAGATAGTGACGGAGATTCAGTTTTTGATAAAGATGATAATTGTCCTGATGAAATGGGTACGGTAGCGAATAACGGTTGTCCAGAACCGGTTGTTACGGCTGAGGTTCAAAAGTCGTTGAACGAGTATGCAAAAACTATTTTGTTCAACACAGGAAAATCAACATTAAAGGATGAGTCAACACCGGTATTGGTTGATATCATCGGTATTTTAAATGAATATCCCAATGCAAATTTCACTATTGAAGGGCATACGGATAGTATAGGTTCAGAAGCTACCAATCAAAAATTATCGGAGAAAAGAGCTCAAGCTGTTCTACAATTTTTAATAGATGGCGGTATTTCCCCAGCAAGATTGACCGCTATTGGTTATGGGGAAAGTAAGCCAATTGCTACCAATATGTATAAAGATGGTAGACAGAAAAACAGACGTGTTGAGATTAACTTGGCACAGTAG
- the dtd gene encoding D-aminoacyl-tRNA deacylase, with product MKTVIQRVAKASVTVNGEKISAIDNGLLILVGIENADAQDDIDWLTNKIANLRIFNDEDGIMNKSLVDVNGDVIVVSQFTLHASTKKGNRPSYIKAARPDVAIPLYEAFITTLESKLGKKVGTGEFGADMKVELLNDGPVTIMIDTKDKN from the coding sequence ATGAAAACAGTAATACAACGTGTTGCCAAAGCTAGCGTAACGGTCAATGGCGAAAAGATAAGTGCTATTGACAATGGGCTTTTAATTTTAGTGGGTATAGAAAATGCAGATGCTCAAGATGATATTGATTGGCTTACGAACAAAATAGCAAACCTTCGTATTTTTAATGATGAAGATGGTATAATGAACAAATCGCTTGTAGATGTAAATGGTGATGTCATTGTGGTTAGCCAGTTTACTTTACATGCAAGTACTAAAAAAGGGAATCGACCTTCTTATATAAAAGCGGCAAGACCAGATGTTGCCATACCCCTGTATGAAGCCTTTATTACTACTTTGGAATCTAAATTGGGTAAGAAAGTCGGTACCGGAGAATTCGGTGCGGATATGAAGGTTGAATTATTGAATGATGGTCCTGTGACCATAATGATTGATACAAAAGATAAAAATTAG
- a CDS encoding DUF3857 domain-containing protein has protein sequence MRLSFLILMFVVTLAMNAQEYSFAKIELSLLKNADAVVRLDESTVLLKSSDFMEVKSKRVVTVLNESGSKHINATVFYDKEKWIKNLEAIILDANGKEIEKFKEKDFIDQTATGEGTLYSDSRVKYLKYTPVKYPYTVVLTEKYTTSDTAFIPRWFFLDGYRLSVEKSEFKLNLPSTMKYRYKENNLDSFNVKRTENESGVKYSAVNLKALESEDFDPEFRDFIPNVQFALENFHLKGVDGHATSWKEFGGWIYNSLLKGRGELSAATIQKVQTLVRGINDPKEKIKIVYQFVQDNTRYISVQMGIGGWEPISAIEVDRVKYGDCKGLTNYTMALLNVVGVESYYTIVYADRSMRSLDADFPSLQGNHVFLNVPLEGEELWLECTSQIVPANFLGTFTDNRNVLKVGPNGGEMVKSRQYSPEQSKQITSAKITISESEIKAQVEIKSTGIQYNQKYGLSSESKEDVEKYYKDYWGYVNDVHILNHNILNDRDNIITTENVDIITSGYLSRAGDRLLFAPNMLNRNEYVPKRSKDRKRDVVIKRGYLDEDEFLIDLPDNYGLESGLTAIDLKNNFGEYSVSLTKVSESQFKYKRRLLIKPGVFSKTTYNDYRNFRKEIAKSDKNKIVLLKNNTN, from the coding sequence ATGCGCTTATCTTTTTTAATACTAATGTTCGTGGTAACTCTTGCCATGAATGCACAAGAGTACAGTTTTGCGAAAATAGAGCTCTCCCTTTTAAAGAATGCAGATGCAGTTGTTCGCTTAGATGAAAGCACTGTTTTACTTAAATCTTCTGATTTTATGGAAGTTAAGTCTAAAAGGGTGGTCACCGTTTTGAATGAAAGTGGATCTAAACATATAAATGCGACAGTATTTTACGATAAAGAGAAATGGATAAAAAATCTTGAAGCCATAATACTTGATGCTAATGGTAAAGAAATAGAAAAGTTTAAAGAAAAAGATTTTATTGATCAAACGGCTACAGGTGAAGGAACTTTGTATTCTGACTCTAGAGTCAAATACCTAAAATACACACCTGTTAAATATCCATACACGGTTGTTTTAACCGAAAAATACACGACATCTGACACCGCATTTATACCACGTTGGTTTTTTCTGGACGGTTATAGGCTTAGTGTCGAAAAAAGTGAATTTAAGTTGAATTTACCTTCAACCATGAAATATAGGTATAAGGAGAATAACCTAGATTCTTTTAATGTGAAACGAACGGAAAATGAGTCTGGCGTAAAGTATAGCGCCGTGAATTTAAAAGCGCTAGAGTCAGAAGATTTTGATCCTGAGTTTAGAGATTTTATACCTAATGTCCAATTCGCACTAGAAAATTTTCATTTAAAAGGGGTGGACGGTCATGCTACTTCATGGAAAGAATTCGGAGGTTGGATATACAATTCTCTATTAAAGGGTCGGGGAGAACTTAGTGCTGCAACCATTCAAAAAGTTCAAACTTTAGTAAGGGGAATAAATGACCCAAAAGAAAAGATAAAAATAGTATATCAATTTGTTCAAGATAACACCCGGTATATCAGTGTACAAATGGGTATAGGCGGTTGGGAGCCTATTAGTGCCATTGAAGTAGATAGAGTAAAGTATGGTGATTGTAAAGGTCTAACGAATTATACCATGGCATTGTTAAATGTTGTTGGTGTGGAATCTTATTACACCATAGTTTATGCCGACCGTAGCATGCGAAGTTTAGATGCTGATTTTCCTTCTTTACAAGGAAATCATGTATTCTTAAATGTGCCCTTGGAGGGTGAGGAATTGTGGTTGGAGTGCACTAGTCAAATTGTTCCCGCAAACTTTTTAGGAACTTTTACAGATAACAGAAATGTGTTAAAAGTTGGTCCAAATGGTGGTGAGATGGTAAAGTCCAGACAGTATTCGCCAGAACAAAGTAAGCAAATTACAAGCGCTAAAATTACAATTAGCGAAAGTGAGATTAAAGCGCAAGTTGAAATAAAAAGTACAGGGATACAGTATAACCAAAAATACGGGTTGTCAAGTGAAAGTAAAGAAGATGTAGAGAAATATTACAAAGACTATTGGGGTTATGTTAATGATGTTCATATTCTAAACCATAATATCTTAAATGACAGGGATAATATTATCACAACAGAAAATGTTGATATTATAACATCTGGTTATTTGTCAAGGGCAGGTGACCGTTTACTTTTTGCGCCAAACATGCTAAATAGAAATGAATATGTTCCCAAAAGGAGTAAAGATAGAAAACGCGATGTTGTAATTAAAAGAGGGTATTTAGATGAAGATGAGTTCCTAATAGATTTACCGGACAACTACGGGTTAGAATCTGGTTTAACGGCAATAGACTTAAAAAATAATTTTGGAGAGTATTCAGTTAGTTTAACTAAGGTTTCAGAAAGTCAGTTCAAATACAAAAGAAGATTATTGATTAAACCTGGAGTTTTTTCAAAAACAACTTATAACGACTATCGTAATTTCAGAAAAGAAATAGCAAAATCAGATAAGAACAAGATTGTCCTACTGAAAAATAACACCAATTAA
- a CDS encoding bifunctional 3-deoxy-7-phosphoheptulonate synthase/chorismate mutase type II has protein sequence MENSKQMRTWLDDLNLDHPLVIAGPCSAETEEQVLGIAHSLKDTDVNYYRAGIWKPRTRPGNFEGVGALGLKWLQKVKAETGMKTATEVANRAHVELALEHDIDLLWIGARSTVSPFIMQELADALKGTDKVVLVKNPVNPDLALWLGGIERLHTAGIKKLGAIHRGFSTYEKTKYRNIPEWQMAIEFQNRFPDLPLINDPSHITGKRDMIFDVSQTALDLNFDGLMIETHHDPDNAWSDAAQQVTPEKLVQIMRDLKIRKESDPEAEYNSQLSNLRAQIDVIDNQLIETLGKRMKVSDSIGELKKQKNVAVLQSNRWNQILGAMILEGESKGLSEEFVLRMFKAIHQESINHQEKIVNG, from the coding sequence ATGGAAAATTCAAAACAAATGAGAACATGGTTGGATGATTTAAACCTTGACCATCCACTAGTAATAGCAGGGCCATGTAGTGCGGAAACCGAGGAGCAAGTGTTAGGTATAGCACACTCCCTAAAAGATACCGATGTAAACTATTACAGAGCAGGTATATGGAAACCACGTACTCGCCCAGGAAATTTTGAAGGTGTAGGAGCTTTGGGGCTTAAGTGGCTTCAAAAGGTAAAGGCTGAAACAGGTATGAAAACGGCTACCGAGGTGGCTAACCGTGCTCATGTGGAATTAGCTTTAGAGCATGATATAGATTTATTATGGATAGGGGCAAGATCAACTGTTAGTCCGTTCATCATGCAAGAATTGGCAGATGCACTTAAGGGCACCGACAAGGTTGTATTGGTAAAGAACCCGGTTAATCCAGATTTAGCTTTATGGTTAGGCGGTATTGAAAGGTTACATACGGCAGGTATTAAAAAATTAGGTGCAATTCATAGAGGATTCTCTACATATGAGAAAACCAAGTATAGAAATATACCGGAATGGCAAATGGCGATCGAATTTCAGAACAGATTTCCAGATTTACCTTTGATCAACGATCCATCGCATATTACGGGTAAGAGAGATATGATCTTTGATGTTTCTCAGACTGCTTTAGATTTAAATTTTGACGGATTAATGATCGAAACGCACCATGATCCTGATAATGCATGGAGTGATGCCGCTCAACAGGTAACTCCAGAGAAATTGGTTCAGATTATGAGAGACCTAAAAATTAGAAAAGAGAGCGATCCAGAGGCGGAATACAATTCTCAATTAAGTAACCTTAGAGCACAGATCGATGTTATTGATAACCAATTGATCGAGACTCTAGGTAAAAGAATGAAAGTTTCTGATAGTATAGGTGAACTTAAAAAGCAAAAGAATGTTGCCGTGCTACAATCTAATAGATGGAACCAAATTCTGGGAGCAATGATTCTTGAAGGGGAAAGTAAGGGACTTAGTGAAGAATTTGTTCTTCGTATGTTCAAGGCTATTCACCAAGAGTCTATCAACCACCAAGAAAAGATAGTGAACGGTTAA
- a CDS encoding prephenate dehydrogenase: MNVFVIGIGLIGGSLAKDIKSAFDNVTVYGIESNEANLAEALSLGIVDKKATYQDLQLADMVIVSIPVDVMVTELPVILNAVHEDCVVLDVGSTKSMICKVLENHPKRRNFLACHPIAGTEFSGPSAAINNLFKDKTNIICEVELTAFKLQERALKVFQAIGMRIRYMNPVAHDKHIAYVSHLSHISSFMLGKTVIEKEKNERDIFDMAGSGFESTVRLAKSSPAMWTPIFKQNKENVVETLEEYIQNLTAFKELLLKDDYEGIYNEMNNTNKIKGILKRNTVKQEIE, from the coding sequence ATGAATGTATTTGTAATAGGTATCGGTTTAATAGGAGGTTCTTTGGCGAAAGACATAAAGTCGGCATTCGACAATGTTACCGTCTATGGCATAGAATCTAATGAAGCAAACTTAGCTGAAGCATTGTCTTTGGGTATTGTAGATAAGAAAGCTACCTATCAAGATTTACAATTAGCAGATATGGTCATTGTAAGTATACCGGTAGATGTTATGGTTACCGAGCTTCCTGTTATATTGAATGCCGTTCATGAAGATTGTGTTGTTTTAGATGTTGGGTCTACCAAATCCATGATTTGCAAGGTGTTGGAAAATCATCCTAAGAGAAGAAATTTTTTGGCATGCCATCCTATTGCAGGAACGGAGTTTTCGGGTCCGTCCGCAGCGATCAACAATTTATTCAAAGACAAAACAAATATTATTTGTGAGGTAGAGTTAACGGCATTTAAGCTCCAAGAAAGAGCGTTAAAAGTTTTTCAAGCTATTGGCATGAGAATACGTTATATGAACCCTGTTGCTCATGATAAGCATATTGCTTACGTATCGCATTTATCGCACATAAGTTCGTTCATGTTGGGTAAAACAGTGATCGAGAAAGAGAAGAACGAGCGTGATATTTTTGACATGGCCGGTAGTGGGTTTGAAAGTACGGTGCGTTTGGCAAAGAGTTCTCCTGCCATGTGGACACCTATTTTTAAACAGAATAAAGAGAATGTGGTAGAAACTTTGGAGGAGTACATTCAAAATCTAACCGCATTTAAGGAACTGTTGTTGAAAGATGATTATGAGGGCATTTATAATGAAATGAATAATACGAATAAGATTAAAGGAATATTAAAAAGAAATACCGTTAAACAAGAAATAGAATAA
- the rsgA gene encoding ribosome small subunit-dependent GTPase A translates to MVGIVYKSTGSWYTVKAENGDFYECRIKGKFRIKGIKSTNPVAVGDQVRFEVETIGDDTIGIINEIENRKNYIIRKSVNLSKQTHIIAANLDQVFLLVTLNNPPTYPVFIDRFLITAEAYEIPVVLLFNKVDTYAPEELDEIKFLAALYRNIGYTCLGISAATGKNVDKVKEMMIGKTSMFSGHSGVGKSTLVNALEPELEIKTKQISQQHAQGQHTTTFAEMFDLSFDARIIDTPGIKGFGIVDMEKEEIGDYFPEFFELKQDCKFNNCIHVDEPKCAVKDALETGDIAWSRYNSYLQMIKGEDENYRVDIHDDKK, encoded by the coding sequence ATGGTAGGAATTGTTTATAAATCTACGGGTAGTTGGTACACTGTTAAGGCAGAAAATGGTGATTTCTATGAATGTAGAATAAAAGGTAAGTTTAGGATCAAGGGTATAAAAAGTACGAACCCTGTTGCGGTTGGTGATCAAGTACGCTTTGAGGTGGAGACTATTGGAGATGATACCATTGGTATTATCAATGAAATAGAAAATCGTAAAAATTATATAATTCGTAAATCTGTAAACCTGTCTAAACAGACACATATCATTGCTGCCAATTTGGATCAGGTTTTTTTATTGGTAACATTGAACAATCCGCCTACATACCCAGTTTTCATAGATCGATTTCTGATCACTGCAGAAGCCTATGAAATTCCGGTTGTTCTACTTTTCAATAAAGTAGATACTTATGCCCCGGAAGAATTAGATGAGATAAAGTTTTTGGCGGCCCTTTACCGCAATATTGGGTATACTTGTTTGGGTATTTCTGCGGCAACGGGCAAGAACGTTGATAAGGTGAAAGAAATGATGATCGGTAAAACATCAATGTTCTCGGGTCATTCTGGTGTTGGTAAATCTACCTTGGTCAATGCTTTGGAGCCAGAGTTGGAAATTAAGACCAAACAAATTTCTCAACAACACGCACAAGGGCAACATACCACCACATTTGCGGAAATGTTCGATTTAAGTTTTGATGCTAGAATTATAGATACGCCCGGTATTAAAGGTTTTGGTATTGTAGATATGGAAAAGGAGGAGATAGGCGATTATTTTCCAGAATTTTTTGAACTAAAGCAAGATTGTAAATTCAATAATTGTATTCATGTAGACGAGCCAAAATGTGCCGTTAAAGATGCCTTGGAAACTGGTGATATAGCTTGGAGCAGGTATAACAGTTATCTGCAGATGATCAAAGGTGAAGATGAGAATTATAGGGTAGATATACACGACGATAAAAAATGA